In Rhodococcus sp. OK302, one genomic interval encodes:
- a CDS encoding TIGR00730 family Rossman fold protein has translation MAPEKSSASKKQTSSIKHRGPIQLRRKRKDEKTTTDQRLLDSRGPTDWVHTDPWRVLRIQSEFVEGFGALAEVPRAVTVFGSARTPVDHPEYLAGRELGTALAKEGFAVITGGGPGVMEAANRGCSEAGGYSIGLGIELPFEQGLNEWVDLGINFRYFFARKTMFVKYSQAFICLPGGFGTLDELFEALTLVQTHKVTRFPIILFGTEYWSGLVEWIQGTLEREGKISAGDANLLHVTDSVEEAVRIVVDANKGVDEAADLGKEEEW, from the coding sequence ATGGCACCTGAAAAGAGTTCAGCCTCGAAGAAGCAGACCTCGTCGATCAAGCATCGTGGTCCGATTCAGTTGCGTCGTAAACGCAAAGACGAAAAAACCACCACCGACCAGCGGTTGCTGGATTCGCGCGGGCCGACCGACTGGGTGCATACCGATCCGTGGCGGGTTCTGCGCATCCAGAGCGAATTCGTCGAAGGATTCGGTGCGCTCGCTGAGGTGCCGCGTGCGGTAACCGTCTTCGGTTCGGCCCGCACCCCGGTTGACCATCCCGAGTACCTCGCCGGCCGTGAACTCGGAACTGCCCTCGCGAAGGAGGGCTTCGCGGTCATCACCGGCGGTGGCCCCGGCGTCATGGAAGCTGCCAACCGTGGTTGCAGCGAGGCCGGCGGTTACTCGATCGGACTCGGCATCGAGTTGCCGTTCGAGCAGGGGCTCAACGAGTGGGTCGATCTCGGTATCAACTTCCGGTATTTCTTCGCGCGCAAGACGATGTTCGTGAAGTACTCGCAGGCCTTCATCTGCCTACCGGGCGGATTCGGAACGCTCGACGAGTTGTTCGAGGCACTCACTCTGGTTCAGACGCACAAGGTCACGCGTTTTCCGATCATTCTGTTCGGTACCGAGTACTGGTCCGGGCTGGTGGAGTGGATCCAGGGCACCCTCGAGCGTGAAGGAAAGATCTCCGCGGGCGATGCAAACTTGCTGCACGTCACCGACAGTGTCGAAGAAGCAGTCCGAATTGTCGTCGACGCGAACAAGGGCGTCGACGAGGCAGCAGATCTGGGGAAAGAAGAAGAATGGTGA
- a CDS encoding proline dehydrogenase family protein: MKLPVVLTNPLRPVILAAARSSRFERAITSTSVSRQLVNRFVAGGERSDVIAVVRRLLDEGRYVSVDFLGEHVTDTTAAQATVDEYLALIEELGKLTDSTTAVPPVEVSMKLSALGAGFCAEDAVKNARILCEAAQSSGVWVTVDAEDRTTTDSTLAAVRLLRNDFPWLGTALQAYLKRTESDCHELAGARIRLCKGAYNEPSSVAYRRRDEVTASYLRCLDILCEGTGYPMVASHDPAVIEAAARRVRRQFEYQMLYGIREDEQARLVAAGNRVRTYVPYGSAWYPYFMRRLAERPANLRFFLRSLVSRS; the protein is encoded by the coding sequence GTGAAACTGCCTGTTGTACTGACCAATCCGCTGCGACCGGTAATCTTGGCGGCCGCACGATCCTCTCGGTTCGAACGCGCCATCACCTCGACGTCTGTGAGTCGGCAGTTGGTGAACCGGTTTGTTGCCGGCGGCGAGCGCAGCGACGTGATCGCCGTGGTCAGGCGATTGCTCGACGAGGGGCGGTACGTCTCGGTCGACTTTCTGGGGGAGCACGTCACCGATACCACTGCGGCGCAGGCAACCGTGGACGAATACCTGGCCCTGATCGAGGAATTGGGAAAACTCACCGACTCGACTACCGCGGTGCCGCCCGTGGAGGTGTCAATGAAACTCTCGGCCTTGGGCGCGGGGTTCTGCGCCGAGGATGCCGTCAAGAATGCTCGAATCCTCTGCGAGGCGGCACAGTCTTCCGGAGTCTGGGTCACCGTCGATGCCGAAGACCGCACAACAACCGATTCGACCCTCGCCGCTGTCCGCTTGTTACGCAACGATTTCCCGTGGCTGGGTACCGCGCTGCAGGCCTATCTGAAACGTACCGAGTCGGACTGTCATGAGTTGGCCGGTGCCCGGATCAGGTTATGCAAAGGCGCCTACAACGAACCGTCGTCAGTGGCGTACCGGCGTCGGGACGAGGTGACAGCGTCGTATCTGCGGTGTCTTGACATTCTGTGCGAGGGAACGGGATACCCGATGGTCGCGTCACACGATCCTGCCGTGATCGAGGCGGCGGCACGCCGGGTTCGGCGACAGTTCGAATACCAGATGTTGTACGGCATTCGAGAGGATGAACAGGCGCGGTTGGTGGCTGCCGGAAACCGCGTCCGGACGTACGTTCCCTACGGGAGCGCGTGGTACCCGTACTTCATGCGCCGGCTTGCGGAGCGCCCGGCGAATCTCCGATTCTTCCTGAGATCCCTTGTCTCTCGCAGTTGA
- a CDS encoding substrate-binding domain-containing protein, with translation MAGGRHSSADSGRSFGFYALSGLVLVAVAATGIVVFKAVQPETCPSVDEFTLAADPSIAPAVSEVLGDVTPEETGCARIVVEAALPGEVVGRLGKGVDAPDLWIPDSAAWVGKAALTAAGPVATAGGSIATTPVVLASGGGEQFANWLSVLEVPDLAMGNPLSTGTASAPILAALAEHSGGAESVRAALVPHAQAESVRTEDQPVGAKMLTELVSTGKIGVSTEQQVVQFGNPSINASVPTTGTVMMDYPLVVSASDPERHYLSAKKADALEAIFKSEASQEILNRNGFRDFSGATPVNGGIGNVTALPAPDQSAADRTLGAWTLMAKPIRTLVAIDVSSSMDFPATGGKNRMQLTTAAALAGNQVFPDSVAAGLWAFSQGMKGTQDYQELVPIRRYDTIVDGVSQRTLMAEQANRLTQLKRGATGLYDTTLAAFRKVQESYDPRAVNSVIVLTDGANEDADSITREQLLDVLAREQDPARPVIIVTIGITDDADAAALADISRVTGGSTYIARDPSEISEVFVNALAHRGA, from the coding sequence ATGGCGGGCGGACGGCACTCGAGCGCTGACAGCGGGCGTTCATTCGGGTTTTACGCGTTGAGCGGGTTGGTTCTGGTTGCAGTAGCTGCCACCGGAATTGTCGTTTTCAAGGCAGTCCAACCCGAGACCTGTCCGAGCGTCGACGAGTTCACTCTGGCAGCGGATCCGTCTATCGCACCCGCAGTATCCGAGGTGCTGGGCGACGTGACGCCGGAGGAGACGGGCTGCGCGCGGATCGTCGTCGAAGCAGCACTCCCGGGCGAAGTCGTGGGGCGTCTCGGTAAGGGGGTCGATGCACCCGATCTGTGGATTCCCGACTCTGCAGCGTGGGTCGGCAAAGCCGCGCTTACGGCGGCGGGGCCAGTTGCCACCGCCGGCGGGTCGATCGCGACCACTCCGGTCGTGCTGGCTTCGGGCGGCGGCGAGCAGTTCGCGAACTGGCTGTCGGTGTTGGAAGTGCCGGACCTTGCAATGGGCAATCCGCTGTCCACCGGTACGGCTTCGGCCCCGATCCTGGCCGCGCTCGCCGAGCACAGTGGTGGGGCGGAATCGGTCCGTGCGGCATTGGTACCGCACGCTCAGGCCGAGAGTGTGCGAACCGAGGATCAGCCGGTCGGAGCGAAGATGCTGACCGAGTTGGTCAGCACCGGCAAAATCGGAGTATCGACAGAGCAGCAGGTCGTGCAGTTCGGTAATCCGTCGATCAACGCGAGCGTGCCGACCACCGGCACCGTGATGATGGATTACCCGCTGGTCGTGAGTGCCTCGGACCCCGAGCGTCACTATCTGTCAGCCAAGAAAGCTGACGCCCTCGAAGCGATATTCAAAAGCGAAGCATCGCAGGAAATATTGAACCGCAACGGTTTCCGTGACTTCTCCGGAGCAACGCCGGTGAATGGCGGAATCGGAAACGTCACGGCGCTGCCGGCACCGGACCAGTCCGCGGCAGATCGGACGCTCGGTGCCTGGACACTGATGGCCAAGCCGATTCGCACTCTGGTCGCGATCGACGTGTCGTCTTCGATGGACTTCCCGGCAACGGGTGGAAAAAATCGGATGCAGCTCACGACAGCCGCAGCGCTGGCCGGTAATCAGGTTTTCCCGGACAGTGTGGCCGCTGGATTGTGGGCTTTTTCCCAGGGTATGAAGGGAACTCAGGACTACCAGGAATTGGTTCCGATTCGACGCTACGACACCATTGTCGACGGAGTGTCTCAGCGAACGCTGATGGCAGAGCAGGCAAATCGGTTGACCCAACTCAAGCGCGGCGCGACAGGCCTCTACGACACCACTTTGGCTGCATTTCGCAAGGTTCAGGAATCGTACGATCCGCGAGCAGTCAACAGTGTGATCGTGCTGACCGACGGCGCCAATGAGGATGCGGACAGCATTACCCGGGAGCAGCTGCTCGATGTTCTTGCACGCGAGCAGGATCCGGCCCGCCCGGTGATTATCGTGACCATCGGTATCACCGACGATGCCGATGCAGCTGCTCTGGCGGATATTTCGAGAGTTACCGGTGGCTCGACGTATATCGCGCGTGACCCGTCGGAGATTTCCGAAGTGTTCGTGAATGCGTTGGCCCACCGCGGCGCCTAG
- a CDS encoding amino acid permease — protein MSNTDAPEETPTALGHGLKVRHLTMMGLGSAIGAGLFLGTGVGIATAGPAVLISYIVAGAVVVFVMRMLGEMGAAIPASGSFSHYARLGIGEWAGFVMGWLYWFMLIMVLGAEITGASDIVDNWLPGVPQWVVALVFVVFFAAVNLAKVSNFGEFEFWFAAIKVTVIIGFLIVGVLLVFGLLPGTDPVGTSNLFGQGGFMPTGFSGVAAGLLVVAFAFGGIEIVTIAAAESENPERSIAIAVRSVVWRISVFYIGAISIMVLVLPWNDPGLESGPFVAVLNKANIPGVAGFMELVVVVALLSAFNANIYGTSRMAFSLARRGDGPAFMAKLSKTGVPTNAVLLSVFFGFVSVLLNWLLPDDLLGILLNAVGAALLVIWIFIVVSHLRLRRQLEAEGKLSIRMWLFPYLSYATLAMLGAFVILMLFDDDARAQLISTSVLFAVIAALGYLNTRLRKAKQP, from the coding sequence ATGAGTAACACCGACGCCCCCGAGGAAACACCCACCGCTCTCGGTCACGGCCTCAAGGTCCGACATCTCACGATGATGGGCCTGGGCTCAGCCATCGGCGCCGGCCTGTTCCTCGGAACGGGCGTCGGTATCGCGACGGCCGGTCCCGCGGTATTGATCTCCTACATCGTCGCGGGCGCCGTAGTCGTCTTCGTGATGCGGATGCTCGGCGAGATGGGCGCTGCGATTCCGGCCAGCGGTTCCTTCTCGCACTACGCGCGTCTGGGGATCGGCGAGTGGGCCGGATTCGTGATGGGCTGGCTCTACTGGTTCATGCTGATCATGGTTCTAGGCGCCGAGATCACCGGAGCCTCCGACATCGTCGACAACTGGCTCCCCGGTGTACCGCAGTGGGTGGTGGCCCTCGTCTTCGTGGTGTTCTTCGCCGCCGTGAACCTGGCCAAGGTCAGCAACTTCGGCGAGTTCGAATTCTGGTTCGCCGCAATCAAAGTCACCGTCATCATCGGCTTCCTCATCGTCGGTGTGCTGCTCGTCTTCGGACTCCTGCCCGGCACCGATCCGGTGGGAACCTCCAACCTGTTCGGTCAGGGCGGCTTCATGCCCACCGGATTCTCGGGCGTCGCTGCCGGACTTCTGGTGGTGGCCTTCGCCTTCGGTGGTATCGAGATCGTCACCATTGCCGCCGCCGAATCCGAGAATCCGGAACGCTCCATCGCCATCGCTGTCCGCAGCGTGGTGTGGCGTATCAGCGTCTTCTACATCGGCGCCATCTCGATCATGGTCTTGGTGCTGCCGTGGAACGATCCGGGACTCGAGAGCGGTCCGTTTGTCGCCGTACTCAACAAGGCCAACATCCCCGGCGTCGCGGGATTCATGGAACTTGTTGTGGTCGTCGCCTTGCTGTCTGCGTTCAACGCCAACATCTACGGCACCTCCCGCATGGCCTTCTCGTTGGCACGGCGCGGCGACGGTCCGGCCTTCATGGCCAAACTCTCGAAAACCGGTGTCCCCACCAACGCGGTCTTGCTCTCGGTATTCTTCGGCTTCGTCAGCGTGCTCCTGAACTGGCTTCTTCCCGACGATCTGCTCGGCATCCTCCTCAACGCAGTCGGCGCGGCGCTGCTCGTCATCTGGATCTTCATCGTCGTCTCACACCTGCGGTTGCGCCGGCAACTCGAAGCCGAAGGCAAGCTGTCGATCCGCATGTGGCTGTTCCCATACCTCAGCTACGCCACCCTGGCGATGCTCGGAGCGTTTGTCATCCTCATGCTTTTCGACGACGACGCCCGCGCCCAGCTGATCTCGACATCGGTCCTCTTCGCTGTCATCGCGGCACTCGGGTACCTGAACACCCGACTGCGGAAGGCGAAGCAGCCTTGA
- the dapE gene encoding succinyl-diaminopimelate desuccinylase — MSILDLASDPIDLTAALVDIPSVSHDESAIAQAVEDALREQTSGFEIIRNGNAVLARTSRGLPSRVMLAGHLDTVPIADNVPSRREGDILHGCGTVDMKSGDAVFLHLAATIENLAHDLTLVFYDCEEIAATFNGLGRIEREIPEWLAADVAILGEPTAGFIEAGCQGTMRVRLSASGTRAHSARSWLGDNAIHKFGAALERLSAYQSRSIDIDGCGYREGLSAVRISGGVAGNVVPDEAEMDVNFRFAPDRSQEQAEAHVREVFDGLGLGFEVTDSSPGALPGLANPSAAALIEAAGGQFRAKYGWTDVSRFSALGIPAVNYGPGDPNLAHKRDEHVPVQQITDVAAVLRKYLSA; from the coding sequence GTGAGCATCCTCGATCTTGCCTCGGACCCCATTGACCTGACGGCTGCACTGGTCGACATCCCCAGCGTTTCCCACGACGAATCTGCCATCGCGCAGGCTGTCGAGGATGCGCTGCGTGAGCAGACCAGCGGCTTCGAGATCATTCGCAACGGCAATGCGGTGCTGGCTCGGACCTCACGTGGACTTCCCAGTCGGGTCATGTTGGCGGGGCACCTCGATACCGTTCCGATCGCCGACAACGTTCCGTCGCGCCGTGAGGGCGACATCCTGCACGGCTGCGGCACCGTGGACATGAAGTCCGGCGACGCGGTGTTCCTGCACCTCGCTGCCACCATCGAGAACTTGGCCCACGATTTGACGTTGGTCTTCTACGACTGCGAGGAAATTGCTGCCACCTTCAACGGACTGGGCCGGATCGAACGTGAGATCCCCGAGTGGCTCGCTGCGGACGTCGCGATCCTGGGCGAGCCGACGGCCGGGTTCATCGAAGCCGGGTGCCAGGGAACTATGCGAGTGCGCTTGAGTGCTTCCGGCACCCGTGCGCATTCGGCGAGGTCTTGGCTGGGGGACAACGCCATCCACAAGTTCGGTGCTGCTCTCGAACGCTTGTCCGCGTACCAGTCGCGCTCGATCGACATCGACGGTTGCGGTTACCGCGAAGGCTTGTCGGCTGTGCGGATCTCCGGTGGCGTCGCCGGAAATGTCGTGCCCGACGAGGCCGAGATGGATGTCAATTTCCGTTTTGCGCCCGACCGTAGTCAGGAGCAGGCCGAGGCCCACGTAAGGGAAGTATTCGACGGATTGGGTCTTGGTTTCGAGGTCACGGATTCCTCGCCCGGCGCTCTGCCGGGGTTGGCGAACCCGTCGGCTGCCGCGCTGATCGAAGCTGCCGGTGGCCAGTTCCGGGCCAAGTACGGCTGGACGGATGTCTCCAGATTCTCGGCACTCGGTATTCCGGCCGTCAACTACGGTCCGGGTGATCCGAACCTCGCGCACAAGCGTGACGAGCACGTCCCGGTCCAGCAGATCACCGACGTCGCGGCCGTATTGAGGAAGTACTTGTCGGCCTAG
- a CDS encoding TIGR00730 family Rossman fold protein translates to MVTDSREGKKFSVCVYCASGPVDESFLALATEVGTAIGRRGWQLVSGGGNVSMMGAVAESARAAGAWTIGVIPKALVHKEVADVDADELIVTDTMRQRKQLMEDNADAFITLPGGIGTLEELFETWTAGYLGMHSKPVVLLDPVGHYTGLLEWLNKLDGTGFVGRKALDTLLVRTDVEAALDACLSD, encoded by the coding sequence ATGGTGACTGATAGTCGCGAGGGCAAGAAATTTTCGGTGTGCGTCTACTGCGCGTCGGGTCCGGTGGATGAATCGTTCCTGGCTTTGGCTACCGAGGTGGGGACCGCGATCGGTCGACGCGGATGGCAGTTGGTTTCGGGCGGCGGCAATGTCTCGATGATGGGCGCTGTGGCCGAGTCGGCACGGGCGGCGGGGGCGTGGACCATCGGTGTAATTCCGAAGGCCTTGGTGCACAAGGAAGTTGCGGATGTCGACGCCGACGAGCTGATCGTCACCGACACGATGCGTCAGCGCAAGCAGTTGATGGAAGACAACGCGGACGCGTTCATCACGTTGCCTGGCGGTATCGGGACGCTGGAAGAGTTGTTCGAGACGTGGACTGCCGGCTACCTGGGAATGCACAGCAAGCCGGTGGTCCTTCTTGATCCGGTCGGGCATTACACGGGTCTGCTCGAGTGGTTGAACAAGTTGGACGGCACCGGTTTTGTCGGCCGTAAGGCTTTGGACACGCTGTTGGTCAGGACCGATGTGGAGGCCGCGCTGGATGCGTGCCTAAGCGACTGA
- the dapD gene encoding 2,3,4,5-tetrahydropyridine-2,6-dicarboxylate N-succinyltransferase, which yields MSAQGATAVGIANVTADGTVLDTWFPAPELGTFDKTGTENVEGTDIPSDLALLAGNDEAREVSQVIVRTTIADLSKAPVDAYDVYLRLHLLSHRLVAPHGVNLDGQFGLLANVVWTNFGPCAVEGFEQVRSRLRIRGVVTVFSVDKFPRMVDYVVPAGVRIADADRVRLGAHLAAGTTVMHEGFVNFNAGTLGNSMVEGRISAGVVVDDGSDVGGGASIMGTLSGGGKETISLGKRCLLGANSGLGISLGDDCVLEAGLYVTAGTKVTGPDGTVVKAKDLSGKSNLLFRRNSVSGAVEVVPWKGTGVELNAALHAND from the coding sequence GTGAGCGCACAGGGAGCAACAGCAGTAGGTATCGCCAACGTGACCGCGGACGGAACCGTCCTCGACACCTGGTTCCCCGCACCGGAGCTGGGAACATTCGACAAGACCGGTACCGAGAACGTCGAGGGAACAGACATTCCTTCCGATCTCGCCCTGCTGGCCGGCAACGACGAAGCTCGCGAGGTCTCGCAGGTCATCGTCCGCACCACCATCGCCGACCTCAGCAAGGCTCCCGTTGACGCCTACGACGTCTACCTGCGCCTTCACCTACTTTCCCACCGCCTCGTTGCGCCTCACGGTGTCAACCTCGACGGCCAGTTCGGTCTGCTCGCCAACGTCGTCTGGACCAACTTCGGCCCGTGCGCCGTCGAAGGCTTCGAGCAGGTCCGTTCGCGTCTGCGTATCCGCGGCGTCGTCACCGTCTTCAGCGTCGACAAGTTCCCCCGCATGGTCGACTACGTTGTCCCCGCCGGTGTACGCATCGCCGATGCCGATCGTGTCCGCCTGGGAGCACACCTCGCAGCCGGCACCACCGTCATGCACGAAGGCTTCGTGAACTTCAACGCCGGCACCCTCGGCAACTCCATGGTCGAAGGCCGCATCTCCGCCGGTGTCGTTGTCGACGACGGATCCGACGTGGGCGGCGGCGCGTCCATCATGGGCACCCTGTCCGGCGGCGGCAAGGAAACGATCTCCCTCGGCAAGCGCTGCCTCCTCGGCGCCAACTCGGGCCTCGGCATTTCCCTCGGCGACGACTGCGTCCTCGAAGCCGGCCTGTACGTCACCGCCGGCACCAAGGTCACCGGCCCCGACGGCACCGTCGTCAAGGCCAAGGACCTCAGCGGCAAGTCCAACCTTCTGTTCCGTCGTAACTCCGTATCGGGTGCTGTCGAGGTCGTGCCGTGGAAGGGCACCGGCGTCGAACTGAATGCTGCACTTCACGCCAACGACTGA
- a CDS encoding acyl-CoA synthetase, with amino-acid sequence MLLRSLNSLAIARGDDVEDAIRIGDTTLSRSQILGAATSVAERVAQAQRVAVLATPTAKTILAVVGALIAGVTVVPVPPDAGIAEREHILNDSGAQAWLGETDELCVGLPVVPVRLHARSWHSYQEPAPESTAFVLYTSGTTGPPKGVLLSRRAIAAGIDALAEAWEWTGKDTVVHGLPLFHVHGLILGVLGPLRVGSRLVHTVKPTPQAYAQAGGSLYFGVPTVWSRVVEDEASARALSSARLLVSGSAPLPVPVFEKLRDLTGLTPIERYGMSETMLTLSTRVDGERRPGWVGVPVRGVETRLRDEAGNDVPHDGESIGGLQVRGPMLFDGYLNRPDVTAESWTDDGFFKTGDVAVIDEGGFHRIVGRESIDLIKTGGFRVGAGEIETALLGHPSVSEVAVVGVPDSDLGQRIVAFVVRCHSEPEVPETELIDLVGAQLSAHKRPREIRFVEALPRNAMGKVQKRLLMPE; translated from the coding sequence ATGCTGCTCCGATCACTGAATTCCCTTGCCATTGCCCGCGGCGACGATGTCGAGGACGCGATCAGGATCGGGGACACAACGCTCTCCCGAAGCCAGATTCTCGGTGCGGCCACCTCCGTTGCCGAGCGCGTCGCGCAAGCTCAGCGGGTTGCCGTGCTGGCGACACCGACGGCAAAAACGATCCTCGCGGTAGTCGGCGCTCTCATTGCGGGCGTCACCGTCGTTCCGGTTCCGCCGGACGCCGGGATTGCAGAACGCGAACACATCCTTAACGACTCCGGAGCCCAGGCCTGGCTGGGGGAGACCGACGAGTTGTGCGTTGGGCTACCCGTCGTTCCGGTTCGGTTGCATGCCCGTTCGTGGCACAGCTACCAGGAGCCTGCCCCGGAATCCACGGCATTTGTTCTCTACACGTCCGGCACGACCGGGCCGCCGAAGGGCGTACTGCTCAGCCGCCGCGCTATCGCGGCCGGCATCGATGCTCTGGCCGAGGCGTGGGAGTGGACGGGGAAGGACACCGTCGTACACGGACTTCCGCTCTTCCACGTACACGGTCTGATCCTGGGCGTGCTGGGGCCGCTTCGGGTGGGAAGCCGATTGGTCCACACCGTCAAGCCGACTCCGCAGGCCTATGCGCAAGCCGGTGGCTCCCTCTACTTCGGGGTGCCGACGGTCTGGTCTCGGGTCGTCGAGGACGAGGCGTCGGCGCGCGCATTGTCGTCGGCGCGGTTGCTGGTCTCCGGCAGCGCACCCTTGCCGGTTCCGGTGTTCGAGAAACTGCGCGATCTCACGGGCCTGACGCCAATCGAACGCTACGGAATGAGCGAGACGATGCTGACGCTCAGTACACGCGTCGACGGCGAGCGCCGGCCCGGTTGGGTGGGCGTACCCGTGCGCGGCGTGGAAACTCGGTTGCGCGACGAGGCGGGCAACGACGTGCCTCACGACGGCGAGAGCATCGGAGGCCTCCAGGTGCGTGGTCCGATGTTGTTCGACGGTTATCTGAACCGTCCCGACGTGACTGCAGAATCCTGGACGGACGACGGGTTCTTCAAGACCGGTGATGTTGCGGTGATCGACGAGGGCGGATTCCACCGAATTGTCGGCCGTGAATCCATCGATCTGATCAAGACCGGAGGCTTCCGCGTCGGCGCCGGTGAGATCGAGACCGCGCTTCTCGGTCATCCTTCGGTGTCTGAAGTTGCGGTTGTCGGTGTCCCCGATTCGGACCTCGGCCAGCGAATTGTGGCATTTGTCGTTCGGTGTCATTCCGAGCCTGAGGTGCCCGAGACGGAGCTGATCGATCTGGTTGGTGCGCAACTGTCGGCGCATAAGCGTCCACGCGAAATTCGGTTTGTCGAGGCGCTCCCGCGGAACGCGATGGGCAAGGTACAGAAGCGACTTTTGATGCCTGAATAA
- a CDS encoding long-chain-acyl-CoA synthetase: MSSEARTTIGLLDLAVKLPSMITEVPILLQGAAGLTRKPSAAESIGLIFQKNAHAHPSRPFIRFEGRATSYADANTKVNRYADVLRGIGVQRGDVVAILGKNTPESLLIALAAVKLGAAAGMLNYNQRDDVLAHSLTLIGARVLVVADECEESLETLPDGFAAPQQLLYSELEERAKTADATNPAVTAEILAKEKAFYIFTSGTTGMPKASLMTHFRWLKSMSGLGLMGVRLRSSDTLYCCLPLYHNNALTVSLSSVLASGATLAIGRQFSASRFWDDISLNKATAFAYIGELCRYLLNQPEKPTDRDNAVRLMVGNGLRPEIWAEFTERFGIKRVAEFYGASECNIAFVNALNVDKTAGICPLPHAVVEFDEETGKALRGPDGRLRKVPTGSVGLLLSKITDRAPFDGYTDEAASNSKLVRDGFKDGDTWFDTGDLVRKQGWGHVAFVDRLGDTFRWKGENVATTEVEGALSSHPAIEEAVVYGVEIPGTDGRAGMAAVKLRDGHAVDGSTIAAHLYGKLPGYAVPLFIRIVDSLEHTSTFKSRKVELRNDGYDVGMDSLYVLTGRESGYAGSYDGYVGEVAAGAIPKG; the protein is encoded by the coding sequence ATGAGTTCGGAAGCCCGCACGACTATCGGTCTACTGGATCTCGCGGTGAAACTGCCGTCGATGATCACCGAAGTGCCCATCCTCTTGCAGGGGGCAGCGGGCCTGACCCGCAAGCCCTCCGCCGCAGAGTCCATCGGACTGATCTTTCAGAAGAACGCTCATGCCCATCCGTCGCGGCCGTTCATCCGGTTCGAAGGCCGCGCAACCAGTTACGCCGACGCCAACACAAAGGTCAACCGCTACGCCGACGTCCTGCGCGGCATCGGAGTCCAGCGCGGTGACGTTGTTGCGATCTTGGGCAAGAACACGCCCGAATCGCTGTTGATCGCTTTGGCTGCAGTCAAACTCGGTGCGGCCGCAGGCATGCTGAACTACAACCAGCGTGATGATGTTCTCGCGCACAGTCTTACGCTGATCGGCGCCCGCGTGCTGGTAGTGGCCGACGAGTGTGAAGAGTCGCTCGAAACCCTGCCCGACGGCTTTGCCGCGCCGCAGCAACTTCTCTACAGCGAACTCGAAGAACGTGCGAAGACGGCCGACGCCACCAACCCGGCAGTGACGGCCGAAATCCTCGCCAAGGAAAAGGCGTTCTACATCTTCACGTCCGGTACCACCGGAATGCCCAAGGCCAGCTTGATGACTCACTTTCGCTGGCTCAAGTCGATGTCCGGTCTCGGACTGATGGGCGTCCGTTTGCGCAGTTCGGACACCCTGTACTGCTGCCTGCCGCTCTATCACAACAATGCCTTGACGGTGTCGCTGTCGTCGGTGCTGGCGTCCGGGGCAACGCTCGCCATCGGACGGCAGTTCTCGGCGTCGCGATTCTGGGACGACATCTCCCTGAACAAGGCAACGGCATTCGCCTACATCGGCGAACTGTGTCGTTACCTGCTCAATCAGCCCGAGAAGCCCACCGACCGCGACAACGCGGTCCGTCTCATGGTCGGAAACGGGTTGCGACCCGAAATCTGGGCCGAATTCACCGAACGCTTCGGCATCAAGCGGGTAGCCGAGTTCTACGGCGCCAGTGAATGCAACATCGCCTTTGTCAATGCACTCAATGTCGACAAGACCGCCGGAATCTGCCCGCTGCCACACGCCGTCGTCGAATTCGACGAAGAAACCGGGAAGGCTCTGCGCGGTCCCGACGGGCGGTTGCGCAAGGTACCGACGGGATCCGTCGGCCTCCTGCTCTCCAAGATCACCGATCGTGCGCCGTTCGACGGATACACCGACGAAGCCGCGAGCAACAGCAAGTTGGTCCGGGACGGTTTCAAGGACGGCGACACCTGGTTCGACACGGGTGACCTCGTGCGCAAGCAGGGCTGGGGTCACGTGGCCTTCGTCGACAGACTCGGCGACACCTTCCGGTGGAAGGGTGAGAACGTCGCAACCACCGAGGTCGAGGGCGCACTCAGTTCGCATCCGGCGATCGAGGAAGCCGTCGTCTACGGCGTCGAAATCCCGGGGACCGACGGCCGCGCCGGTATGGCAGCAGTGAAGTTGCGTGACGGTCACGCCGTCGACGGCAGCACCATCGCGGCCCACCTGTACGGAAAGCTCCCCGGCTACGCCGTTCCGTTGTTCATTCGCATCGTCGACTCTCTCGAACACACCAGCACGTTCAAGTCGCGCAAGGTGGAACTGCGCAACGACGGATACGACGTCGGCATGGACAGCCTGTACGTTCTCACCGGCCGTGAGAGTGGCTACGCGGGTTCGTACGACGGTTACGTCGGCGAGGTCGCAGCCGGTGCGATCCCCAAGGGCTAG